In a genomic window of Cynocephalus volans isolate mCynVol1 chromosome 1, mCynVol1.pri, whole genome shotgun sequence:
- the FLRT3 gene encoding leucine-rich repeat transmembrane protein FLRT3: MISPAWSIFLIGTRIGLFLQVAPLSVMAKSCPSVCRCDAGFIYCNDRFLTSIPTGIPEDATTLYLQNNQINNAGIPSDLKNLLKVERIYLYHNSLDEFPTNLPKYVKELHLQENNIRTITYDSLSKIPYLEELHLDDNSVSAVSIEEGAFRDSNYLRLLFLSRNHLSTIPWGLPRTIEELRLDDNRISTISSPSLQGLTSLKRLVLDGNLLNNHGLGDKVFFNLVNLTELSLVRNSLTAAPVNLPGTNLRKLYLQDNHINRVPPNAFSYLRQLYRLDMSNNNLSNLPQGIFDDLDNITQLILRNNPWYCGCKMKWVRDWLQSLPVKVNVRGLMCQAPEKVRGMAIKDLNAELFDCKDSGIVSTIQITTVMPNTVYPAQGQWPASVTKQPDIKNPKFSKDQQTTGSPSRKTITITVKSVSSDTIHISWKLALPMTALRLSWLKLGHSPAFGSITETIVTGERSEYLVTALEPDSPYRICMVPMETSNLYLFDETPVCIETETAPLQMYNPTTTLNREQEKEPYKNPNLPLAAIIGGAVALVTIALLALVCWYVHRNGSLFSRNCAYSKGRRRKDDYAEAGTKKDNSILEIRETSFQMLPISNEPISKEEFVIHTIFPPNGMNLYKNNHSESSSNRSYRDSGIPDSDHSHS, encoded by the coding sequence ATGATCAGCCCAGCCTGGAGCATCTTTCTCATTGGGACTAGAATTGGGCTGTTCCTTCAAGTGGCACCTCTGTCAGTGATGGCTAAATCCTGTCCATCTGTGTGTCGCTGTGATGCAGGTTTCATTTACTGTAATGATCGCTTTCTGACATCCATTCCAACAGGGATACCGGAGGATGCTACAACTCTCTACCTTCAGAACAACCAAATAAATAATGCTGGGATTCCTTCAGATTTGAAAAACTTGCTGAAGGTAGAAAGGATATACTTATACCACAACAGTTTAGATGAATTTCCTACCAACCTTCCAAAGTATGTAAAAGAGTTACATTTGCAGGAAAATAACATAAGGACTATCACTTATGATTCGCTTTCAAAAATTCCATATCTGGAAGAATTACATTTAGATGATAACTCTGTCTCTGCTGTTAGCATTGAAGAGGGAGCATTCCGAGACAGCAACTATCTCCGACTACTTTTCCTGTCCCGTAACCACCTTAGCACAATTCCCTGGGGTTTGCCCAGGACTATAGAGGAACTACGCTTGGATGATAATCGCATATCCACTATTTCATCACCATCTCTTCAAGGTCTCACTAGCCTAAAACGCTTGGTTTTAGATGGAAACCTGTTGAACAACCATGGCTTAGGTGACAAAGTTTTCTTCAACCTAGTTAACTTAACAGAACTGTCACTGGTGCGGAATTCCCTGACTGCTGCACCAGTAAACCTCCCAGGAACAAACCTGAGGAAGCTTTATCTTCAAGATAACCACATCAATCGGGTGCccccaaatgctttttcttatcTAAGGCAGCTGTATCGACTTGATATGTCCAATAACAACCTAAGTAATTTACCTCAGGGTATCTTTGATGATTTGGACAATATAACCCAACTGATTCTTCGCAACAATCCCTGGTATTGTGGGTGCAAGATGAAATGGGTACGGGACTGGTTACAGTCACTACCTGTGAAGGTCAATGTGCGTGGGCTTATGTGCCAAGCCCCAGAAAAAGTTCGTGGGATGGCTATCAAGGACCTCAATGCAGAACTGTTTGATTGTAAGGACAGTGGGATTGTAAGCACCATACAGATAACCACTGTAATGCCCAACACAGTGTATCCTGCTCAAGGACAGTGGCCAGCCTCAGTGACCAAACAACCAGATATTAAGAACCCCAAATTCTCTAAGGATCAGCAAACTACAGGGAGTCCCTCAAGGAAAACAATTACAATTACTGTGAAGTCTGTCTCCTCTGACACAATTCATATCTCTTGGAAACTTGCTCTACCTATGACTGCTTTAAGACTCAGCTGGCTTAAACTGGGCCATAGCCCAGCATTTGGATCTATAACAGAAACAATCGTAACAGGGGAACGCAGTGAATACTTGGTCACAGCCCTGGAGCCTGATTCTCCATATAGAATATGCatggttcccatggaaaccagTAACCTCTATCTATTTGATGAAACTCCTGTTTGTATTGAGACCGAAACTGCACCCCTTCAAATGTACAACCCTACCACCACCCTCAatagagagcaagagaaagaaccTTACAAAAACCCCAATTTACCTTTGGCTGCCATCATTGGTGGGGCTGTGGCCCTGGTGACCATTGCCCTTCTTGCTTTAGTGTGTTGGTATGTTCATAGGAATGGATCGCTCTTCTCAAGGAACTGTGCATACAGCAAAGGTAGGAGAAGAAAGGATGACTATGCAGAAGCTGGCACTAAGAAGGACAACTCTATCCTGGAAATCAGGGAGACTTCTTTTCAGATGTTACCAATAAGCAATGAACCCATTTCAAAGGAGGAGTTCGTAATACACACCATATTTCCTCCTAATGGAATGAATCTGTATAAAAACAATCACAGTGAAAGCAGTAGTAACCGAAGCTACAGAGACAGTGGTATTCCAGACTCAGATCATTCACACTCATGA